In a single window of the Nocardioides massiliensis genome:
- a CDS encoding DUF3046 domain-containing protein, translating into MRYTEFWSRLEDVLGIRARSWAQDHVLTALEGRTVQGALDEGEDPQRVWRAVHAELELPERDR; encoded by the coding sequence ATGCGCTACACGGAGTTCTGGAGCCGGCTGGAGGACGTCCTCGGCATCCGTGCCCGATCCTGGGCCCAGGACCACGTCCTCACCGCGCTCGAGGGACGCACCGTGCAGGGCGCGCTCGACGAGGGCGAGGACCCCCAGCGCGTCTGGCGGGCCGTGCACGCCGAGCTCGAGCTGCCCGAGCGCGACCGGTGA
- a CDS encoding GNAT family N-acetyltransferase yields the protein MARNPAEDFQTRAATERDLPQIAAIYNHEVETSTVTFDLEPPDLDHWRARLEGQHPGDHLLVAVDHTDTNVVGYAYSWSYRPRPAYELTRETSLYLDPSVRGRGVGRLLYPALLETMAVSGVHTAVALVALPNPASQRLHESVGFEKVGMLREVGRKFDRWIDVVWYQKMLTNLP from the coding sequence ATGGCGCGGAACCCGGCAGAGGACTTCCAGACGCGCGCAGCGACCGAGCGGGACCTGCCCCAGATCGCGGCCATCTACAACCACGAGGTCGAGACCAGCACGGTCACCTTCGACCTCGAGCCTCCCGACCTCGACCACTGGCGCGCCCGGCTCGAGGGCCAGCACCCCGGTGACCACCTGCTGGTGGCGGTCGACCACACCGACACCAACGTCGTCGGCTACGCCTACTCCTGGTCCTACCGGCCGCGTCCGGCCTACGAGCTGACCCGGGAGACCTCGCTCTACCTCGACCCGTCGGTGCGGGGTCGGGGCGTCGGCCGGCTGCTCTACCCGGCGCTGCTGGAGACCATGGCCGTGTCCGGGGTCCACACCGCCGTCGCGCTGGTCGCGCTGCCCAACCCGGCGAGCCAGCGGCTGCACGAGAGCGTCGGGTTCGAGAAGGTCGGCATGCTGCGCGAGGTCGGCCGCAAGTTCGACCGGTGGATCGACGTGGTGTGGTACCAGAAGATGCTCACCAACCTGCCCTGA